Proteins encoded within one genomic window of Brassica rapa cultivar Chiifu-401-42 chromosome A09, CAAS_Brap_v3.01, whole genome shotgun sequence:
- the LOC103843759 gene encoding F-box/kelch-repeat protein At4g39560-like has translation MKGRCTIQGCSRLALKTRKNETKKVCGLWSLPDDVFVDCLAQVSRLDLVALAMVSRRHRFYAVSTRFWALRYRMGNVDPYLYVFMHMHPDPSPCWFVLHPMQRRLKRINLNLYPATPVTGSCFVKMDLGIYTIGGLINGKPTSEVTFLNCIEHTVYRITPMKMARSGASASLIEDGENKKKKKIYVFGGCWDVADSSNCVEVYDIETGTWELLSVSTPKMPLKIKESMVMDEKHVYAVDEDGEIFVFLTSKSMFCAEGEKETNLRRFSAVVSAGEYCGVCRVSLVGRKSRVWKSCSSNTLSNSAPSLSRGWPSSGKPKVLIRFWSFGMPRLPSK, from the exons ATGAAAGGAAGATGTACGATTCAGGGATGTAGTCGATTGGCATTGAAGACGAGGAAGAATGAGACGAAGAAGGTGTGTGGGCTGTGGTCGCTGCCAGATGATGTGTTTGTGGACTGCCTGGCTCAGGTGTCGAGATTGGACCTCGTGGCCTTAGCTATGGTCTCCAGGAGACACCGGTTTTACGCAGTGTCGACTAGATTCTGGGCCTTGAGGTATCGGATGGGTAACGTGGACCCATACTTGTACGTATTTATGCACATGCATCCCGACCCAAGCCCATGTTGGTTCGTCCTCCACCCCATGCAACGTCGGCTGAAACGTATCAATTTGAACTTGTATCCGGCGACCCCAGTAACAGGATCATGTTTCGTGAAGATGGATTTGGGGATCTATACTATCGGTGGACTCATCAACGGCAAACCAACATCGGAAGTCACGTTTCTGAATTGTATCGAGCACACAGTGTACCGCATCACGCCTATGAAGATGGCTCGAAGCGGAGCATCGGCAAGTTTGATAGAGGACGgggagaataagaagaagaagaagatatacgTGTTTGGAGGGTGCTGGGATGTGGCTGATTCCTCCAACTGCGTAGAGGTATATGATATCGAAACCGGAACGTGGGAGTTGTTGTCTGTGTCTACGCCCAAGATGCCCCTCAAAATCAAAGAGAGTATGGTGATGGACGAGAAGCATGTCTACGCGGTGGATGAGGATGGTGAAATCTTTGTTTTCTTGACAAGCAAAAGTATGTTTTGCGCAGAGGGAGAAAAAGAGACTAACC TCAGACGTTTTTCTGCCGTGGTGTCGGCGGGAGAATACTGTGGCGTTTGCCGCGTGAGTTTGGTTGGAAGGAAGTCAAGGGTTTGGAAGAGCTGCAGCAGCAACACATTATCAAACTCTGCGCCTTCTCTGTCCAGAGGATGGCCATCTTCTGGGAAGCCCAAGGTTCTGATCAGATTTTGGAGCTTTGGTATGCCGAGATTACCCTCAAAATGA